Proteins encoded within one genomic window of Hermetia illucens chromosome 2, iHerIll2.2.curated.20191125, whole genome shotgun sequence:
- the LOC119648283 gene encoding peritrophin-48-like: MTLGIILRLLIPTLGILLAWNINHVYAAECEGHDLYVPYPFPGNQEKYQVCFSETGDFKDYDCPPYLIFNGRTKSCTVYLGNLLKCTSVGENIENPHAVECEDYFTCGIDMIPSPRPCGSSEYFNPLVQSCVPKADYNCKDDIPDCSKPEFRNRMWVNKESCESFYECSGNILVSRKCPSKMFFNAHTQSCMHNVGNECKVPDYNSDLLVKLDTMCKGNVGKFLPDPYYCKAYYYCIDESTPYWQYCNNDRYFSNGSCSITRPSSCICEDLTWEDSDPDSVNVPHPDNTKYYVCRERRQPEEKTCPAGTTYNVTKKMCSM, encoded by the exons ATGACACTAG GAATCATCTTAAGATTACTAATTCCAACTTTAGGGATTCTCCTTGCTTGGAATATCAACCATGTGTATGCAGCGGAATGCGAAGGTCACGATCTATATGTTCCGTATCCATTCCCTGGTAATCAAGAAAAGTACCAAGTATGCTTCAGTGAGACCGGCGATTTTAAGGACTATGATTGTCCACCATATCTTATTTTTAACGGGAGAACAAAGAGCTGTACTGTTTATTTAGGCAATCTACTCAAATGCACCAGTGTAGGTGAGAATATTGAAAATCCCCATGCTGTTGAGTGCGAAGATTATTTTACATGTGGAATTGACATGATCCCATCCCCCCGACCGTGTGGTTCCAGTGAATACTTCAACCCCCTTGTGCAAAGTTGTGTTCCCAAGGCTGATTATAACTGCAAGGACGATATTCCTGACTGTTCTAAGCCGGAATTCCGGAATAGAATGTGGGTAAACAAAGAAAGTTGTGAATCCTTCTACGAATGCAGCGGAAATATCCTTGTAAGCCGAAAATGTCCCAGTAAAATGTTCTTCAATGCACACACTCAATCTTGCATGCATAACGTCGGTAATGAGTGCAAAGTTCCTGATTACAACTCCGATTTACTAGTGAAACTTGACACTATGTGCAAAGGAAATGTTGGAAAATTTCTTCCGGATCCCTACTACTGTAAAGCTTACTACTATTGTATCGACGAATCAACCCCTTACTGGCAATATTGTAACAACGATAGATATTTTTCGAATGGATCGTGCAGTATAACAAGGCCTAGCAGCTGCATTTGCGAAGATCTAACGTGGGAAGACTCTGACCCAGATTCAGTGAATGTTCCACATCCTGATAATACAAAATATTACGTGTGCAGAGAAAGAAGACAACCCGAGGAGAAGACGTGTCCCGCGGGCACCACCTACAATGtaacaaaaaaaatgtgttcCATGTAA
- the LOC119648875 gene encoding peritrophin-48-like → MRLGIILELLISTLSILPNYNANRMYATECEDNEPYVPYPDSDSSDKYWVCFNKSGEPRSYACPPYLRFDEMTRSCTVYLSPNPIGKCTREGEKFKDPEDSECEKYFECNYELLPIYLSCNLNENFNPLFQQCVPKTEYNCNIPDCFDPKFQDRKWVVKESCESYYECIGDVPIQVKCPGKMYFNPHVQACMHNTNDVCKVPNSKPDLLVNIDTMCKGNVGKFLTDPYYCKGYYYCVDETTPYWSTYDNDLYFTNGICTKTRPQSCTCEDEDWANNGKTSVEVPHPDKTKFYVCTKGNLPQEKSCPSGTIFDGKQKVCVF, encoded by the exons ATGAGATTAG GAATCATTTTAGAATTACTGATATCAACTTTAAGTATTCTACCT aattataATGCCAACCGTATGTATGCAACGGAATGCGAAGACAACGAGCCATATGTTCCGTATCCAGATAGCGATTCTTCGGATAAGTACTGGGTTTGCTTCAATAAGTCGGGTGAACCCAGAAGCTATGCTTGCCCACCATATCTTAGATTCGATGAAATGACAAGAAGCTGTACGGTTTATTTAAGCCCTAATCCGATAGGAAAATGCACCAGAGAAGGTGAAAAATTTAAAGATCCTGAAGATAGTGAGTGTGAAAAgtattttgaatgtaattacgAACTGTTACCCATCTATCTTTCTTGTAATCTTAATGAAAACTTCAATCCCCTTTTTCAACAATGTGTTCCCAAGACTGAATATAACTGCAATATACCCGACTGTTTCGATCCAAAATTCCAAGATAGGAAGTGGGTTGTCAAAGAAAGTTGTGAATCCTACTACGAATGCATCGGGGATGTTCCCATACAAGTAAAATGCCCCGGGAAAATGTACTTCAATCCCCACGTTCAAGCTTGCATGCACAACACCAATGACGTGTGCAAAGTTCCTAATTCCAAGCCCGATTTACTAGTGAACATTGACACTATGTGCAAAGGAAATGTTGGAAAGTTTCTTACGGATCCCTACTACTGTAAAGGTTACTACTATTGTGTCGACGAAACAACCCCTTACTGGAGTACTTATGACAACGATTTATATTTTACGAATGGAATTTGTACTAAAACAAGACCTCAAAGCTGCACTTGCGAAGATGAAGACTGGGCAAATAATGGAAAAACTTCAGTGGAAGTTCCACATCCTGAtaagacaaaattttacgtgtgTACCAAAGGAAACCTACCCCAAGAGAAGTCATGCCCATCAGGCACAATCTTCGATGGAAAACAGAAAGTCTGtgttttctaa